One region of Cucurbita pepo subsp. pepo cultivar mu-cu-16 chromosome LG03, ASM280686v2, whole genome shotgun sequence genomic DNA includes:
- the LOC111790027 gene encoding beta-fructofuranosidase, insoluble isoenzyme 1-like yields the protein MNFFTLLSLLLGLFFCSLFVDNGLVTVQALHKVYPELQSLEDNGTEIKQLYRTGFHFQPRRYWMNNPSGPMYFKGIYHLFYQYNPEGALWRDIEWAHSVSRDLINWKSLKSAIFPSEPFDINGCWSGSATVLPGFKPVILYTGIDSQNRQVQNYAIPANLADPLLTEWVKPHNNPIVEPGTEVNASAFRDPSTAWLSFNGQWKTIIGSRSEQTGMAYLYRSKDFLNWTKAEQPLHSVPNTGMWECPDFYPVARFGRFGLDASVSGNWVKHVLKVSLDMTRYEYYTVGKYYPMTDKYVPDNTSADGWNGLRYDYGNFYASKSFYDPMRKRRVLWGWANESDSVQDDVSKGWAGIQAIPRTVWLDPNGKQLLQWPVMELNRLRWKRVMMIHQKLVKGQNVEIKGITAAQADVEVIFSFSSLDKAEAFDPSWVDAQAVCSQLGSTAQGGVGPFGLLTLASKNLEEFTPVFFRIFKAETNHVVLMCSDARSSSLKDGLYKPTFAGFVDIDLSSKKLPLRSLIDHSVIESFGGGGKTCITSRVYPTKAVFENAHLHVFNNGTEPITVDYLSAWSMRSACVN from the exons ATGAATTTCTTCactctcctctctcttcttctcggATTATTCTTTTGTTCTCTGTTCGTCGACAATGGCCTTGTCACCGTCCAAGCTCTCCATAAAGTCTACCCTGAATTACAGTCTCTCGAAGATAATGGCACCGAGATCAAGCAGCTCTATCGAACCGGTTTCCACTTTCAACCTCGCCGTTACTGGATGAACA ACCCGAGTGGCCCAATGTATTTCAAGGGAATCTACCATCTCTTCTATCAATACAACCCCGAAGGCGCTCTATGGAGGGACATAGAATGGGCTCACTCAGTTTCCAGAGATCTTATCAATTGGAAGTCACTCAAATCCGCGATTTTCCCTTCAGAGCCCTTTGATATCAATGGCTGCTGGTCCGGCTCTGCCACCGTCCTCCCTGGCTTCAAGCCCGTCATTTTATACACTGGAATTGACTCCCAGAATCGCCAGGTACAAAACTACGCCATTCCAGCAAACCTCGCTGACCCGCTTCTAACTGAGTGGGTCAAACCGCATAATAACCCGATTGTTGAACCGGGTACGGAGGTCAATGCCAGCGCCTTTCGGGACCCGTCGACGGCGTGGTTGAGCTTCAATGGTCAGTGGAAGACCATCATTGGCAGCAGGAGCGAGCAGACGGGAATGGCGTATTTGTATAGAAGTAAGGATTTTTTGAATTGGACTAAGGCAGAACAGCCTTTACATTCTGTTCCAAATACGGGAATGTGGGAGTGCCCTGATTTCTACCCAGTCGCCCGCTTTGGGAGATTTGGATTGGACGCGTCGGTGTCCGGGAATTGGGTTAAACATGTGTTGAAGGTGAGCTTGGATATGACTAGATATGAGTATTATACGGTGGGGAAGTATTATCCGATGACGGACAAGTATGTTCCGGACAATACCTCGGCGGATGGGTGGAATGGGCTGAGATATGATTATGGCAATTTCTATGCTTCCAAGTCGTTCTACGATCCCATGAGGAAGAGGAGGGTTTTGTGGGGTTGGGCTAATGAATCTGATAGTGTGCAGGATGATGTTTCTAAGGGATGGGCTGGAATTCag GCGATTCCTAGGACGGTGTGGTTGGATCCCAATGGAAAGCAGCTCTTACAATGGCCAGTTATGGAGCTCAATAGGTTGAGATGGAAGAGGGTTATGATGATACATCAGAAACTGGTTAAGGGACAGAATGTTGAGATTAAAGGAATTACTGCCGCTCAG GCTGATGTTGAAGTTATCTTTAGCTTTTCGAGTTTGGATAAAGCGGAGGCATTTGATCCAAGTTGGGTGGATGCACAAGCTGTGTGCAGTCAACTGGGATCGACGGCCCAAGGTGGTGTCGGACCCTTTGGGCTTCTGACTCTGGCTTCAAAAAACCTCGAGGAGTTCACTCCAGTGTTCTTCAGGATCTTCAAGGCCGAGACTAATCATGTAGTTCTTATGTGCTCTGATGCAAGAAG CTCTTCTTTGAAGGATGGACTATACAAGCCGACATTTGCAGGCTTCGTCGACATTGATTTGTCTAGTAAAAAGCTCCCGTTACGAAGCTTG ATTGATCACTCGGTGATAGAGAGCtttggaggaggaggaaaaaCTTGCATAACTTCGAGGGTATACCCAACGAAGGCAGTGTTTGAGAATGCTCATTTACATGTGTTCAACAATGGAACAGAGCCCATCACTGTGGATTATCTAAGCGCTTGGAGTATGAGAAGTGCTTGTGTGAACTAA
- the LOC111789912 gene encoding 40S ribosomal protein S14-2, producing MSRRKTREPKEETVTLGPAVREGEHVFGVAHIFASFNDTFIHVTDLSGRETLVRITGGMKVKADRDESSPYAAMLAAQDVSQRCKELGITALHIKLRATGGNKTKTPGPGAQSALRALARSGMRIGRIEDVTPIPTDSTRRKGGRRGRRL from the exons ATG TCGAGAAGGAAGACTAGAGAGCCTAAGGAGGAAACTGTCACCCTTGGCCCTGCTGTTCGTGAAGGAGAGCATGTCTTTGGTGTCGCTCACATTTTTGCTTCGTTTAATGACACTTTTATT CATGTGACTGATTTGTCTGGTCGGGAAACACTCGTTCGCATCACTG GTGGTATGAAGGTGAAAGCTGATAGAGATGAATCATCGCCCTATGCTGCCATGCTTGCTGCACAAGACGTTTCTCAGAGATGCAAG GAACTTGGCATTACTGCTTTACATATAAAGCTTCGGGCTACTGGTGGAAATAAAACCAAAACTCCTGGACCTGGCGCTCAATCAGCTCTTAGGGCCCTTGCTCGTTCAGGCATGAGAATTGGTCGTATAG AGGATGTGACTCCAATCCCGACCGACAGTACTCGAAGAAAGGGTGGcaggagaggaagaagattgTGA
- the LOC111789863 gene encoding 40S ribosomal protein S14-2 produces MSRRKTREPKEETVTLGPAVREGEHVFGVAHIFASFNDTFIHVTDLSGRETLVRITGGMKVKADRDESSPYAAMLAAQDVSQRCKELGITALHIKLRATGGNKTKTPGPGAQSALRALARSGMRIGRIEDVTPIPTDSTRRKGGRRGRRL; encoded by the exons ATG TCGAGAAGGAAGACTAGGGAGCCTAAGGAGGAAACTGTCACCCTTGGCCCTGCTGTTCGTGAAGGAGAGCATGTCTTTGGTGTCGCTCACATTTTTGCTTCGTTTAATGACACTTTTATT CATGTGACCGATCTATCTGGTAGAGAAACACTTGTCCGCATCACTG GTGGTATGAAGGTGAAAGCTGATAGAGATGAATCATCTCCTTATGCTGCCATGCTTGCTGCACAGGACGTTTCTCAAAGATGCAAG GAACTTGGCATTACTGCTTTGCACATAAAGCTTCGGGCTACCGGTGGTAACAAAACCAAAACTCCTGGGCCTGGTGCTCAATCGGCTCTAAGGGCCCTTGCTCGTTCAGGCATGCGAATTGGCCGTATAG AGGATGTAACTCCAATCCCGACGGACAGCACTCGAAGAAAGGGAGGCAGGAGAGGAAGAAGGTTGTAA
- the LOC111789955 gene encoding peptidyl-prolyl cis-trans isomerase CYP18-2, which produces MWASAEGGPPEVTLETSMGSFTVELYFKHAPRTCRNFIELSRRGYYDNVKFHRIIKDFIVQGGDPTGTGRGGESIYGKKFEDEIKPELKHTGAGILSMANAGPNTNGSQFFITLAPCPSLDGKHSIFGRVCKGMEIIKRLGSVQTDNNDRPIHDVKILRASVKD; this is translated from the exons ATGTGGGCAAGCGCTGAAGGAGGGCCGCCGGAGGTTACTCTGGAGACTTCCATGGGTTCTTTCACCGTTGAG CTTTACTTCAAACACGCACCGAGGACATGTAGAAACTTCATTGAGCTTTCTCGGCGAGGTTATTATGACAATGTCAAATTTCACCGGATTATTAAG GATTTTATAGTGCAAGGTGGAGATCCCACAGGAACTGGACGGGGTGGGGAATCTATTTATGG TAAGAAATTTGAGGATGAAATAAAGCCAGAGTTGAAGCATACTGGAGCTGGTATTCTATCAATGGCAAACGCTGGTCCTAATACAAATGGAAGCCAATTCTTCATCACTCTTGCCCCTTGCCCATCCTTAGATG GGAAGCACTCCATCTTTGGAAGAGTTTGTAAGGGAATGGAAATAATCAAAAGGCTTGGCAGTGTACAAACTGATAACAACGATAG ACCCATCCATGATGTGAAAATCCTACGGGCATCAGTTAAAGACTAA